A region of Methanobrevibacter wolinii SH DNA encodes the following proteins:
- a CDS encoding sensor histidine kinase, translated as MEYYKYKDKENLFKDISPYFNVNVFDDYNLYKMLGILCITQDSYKLKFQNGFFKIFGVKEYDSSNFDFNNLIDEISKNIINYKNTDKKLKGIIENLKNFKTKIAFINNVFYDTGDLIKCLEVYFVSTEINEEQSLLIVVKNDNIIIEDKLELLELNNQKSILLKEVHHRVKNNLQILNSLINIQQRFQFSDSEIIHSMKVYISSMAIIHEKLYSEDKFDYVLLNEFFIKFKNNLLDLYSNMGINFVFDLKENLYLNVNIMMPFSLILNELIINSIKYAFPDGFEGKKEIVCSIKSDDNLCKVHYFDNGVGLSNDLDKDSLGKILVDSLVGQIDGDFTICNSNKGFECYIEFPMIDV; from the coding sequence ATGGAGTATTATAAATATAAGGATAAAGAAAATTTATTTAAAGATATTAGTCCTTATTTTAATGTAAATGTATTTGATGATTATAATCTTTATAAGATGCTTGGTATTTTATGTATTACTCAAGATAGTTATAAACTTAAATTCCAAAATGGATTCTTTAAAATTTTTGGAGTTAAAGAATATGATTCATCTAATTTTGATTTTAATAATTTAATTGATGAAATATCTAAAAATATTATTAATTATAAAAATACAGATAAAAAACTTAAAGGAATCATTGAAAATTTAAAAAATTTTAAAACTAAAATTGCTTTTATAAATAATGTTTTTTATGATACTGGTGATTTAATTAAATGTTTAGAAGTATATTTTGTAAGTACTGAAATTAATGAAGAACAATCATTATTAATTGTTGTTAAAAATGATAATATAATTATTGAAGATAAATTAGAACTTCTTGAATTAAATAATCAAAAAAGTATATTATTAAAAGAGGTTCATCATAGGGTTAAAAATAATCTACAAATTTTAAACAGTTTAATTAATATTCAACAGAGATTTCAATTTTCAGATTCTGAGATAATCCATTCTATGAAAGTATATATTTCATCAATGGCAATTATACATGAAAAACTTTATTCAGAAGATAAATTTGATTATGTTCTTTTAAATGAATTTTTTATAAAGTTCAAAAATAATCTTTTAGATTTATATTCTAATATGGGAATAAATTTTGTTTTTGATCTTAAAGAGAACTTATATTTAAATGTAAATATAATGATGCCATTTTCATTAATTCTAAATGAGTTGATTATAAATTCAATTAAATATGCTTTTCCTGATGGATTTGAAGGTAAAAAAGAAATTGTTTGTTCTATTAAATCTGATGATAATTTATGTAAAGTTCATTATTTTGATAATGGTGTAGGTTTATCAAATGACTTAGATAAAGATTCATTAGGTAAAATCCTTGTTGATTCTCTTGTTGGTCAAATTGATGGTGATTTTACTATTTGTAATTCAAATAAAGGATTTGAATGTTATATTGAATTTCCAATGAT
- a CDS encoding aldo/keto reductase → MAAEFGFGLMRLPVIDDNVEDIDINQLQEMVDTAMENGVNFFDTAYPYHNGESEKAIKKTLVDKYPRDSYILSNKLPLFSIEKEEDMKNIFNIQIQRCGVEYFDYYMLHNLSTWSKTIFKDVDCFSFIKKLKEEGKAKKIGFSFHDTPELLKEILSKHPEMDFILLQINFVDWENESIKAKECYEIALDYGLEILVMEPLKGGTIVNMPDSAKNLLKNYHPNDSIAKWGLRFSGSLDNVSYVLSGVGDLEQLKDNIKTFNEFKPITLNELTLLSDVTEIINDSVAIPCTGCGYCLEDGICERHIPIAEYFNLYNQASLLGFKDFSTQQIYYRTIGLSPDKGLASECVDCGECSKICPQHLEISKYLMEVYKKFEITMNEF, encoded by the coding sequence ATGGCTGCAGAATTTGGTTTTGGTTTAATGAGGTTACCTGTAATTGATGATAATGTAGAAGATATTGATATTAATCAATTACAAGAAATGGTAGATACAGCAATGGAAAATGGTGTTAATTTCTTTGATACTGCTTATCCTTATCATAATGGTGAAAGTGAAAAAGCAATTAAGAAAACACTTGTTGATAAATATCCAAGGGATTCATATATATTATCAAATAAATTACCTTTGTTTAGTATTGAAAAAGAAGAAGATATGAAAAATATTTTTAATATACAAATTCAAAGATGTGGTGTAGAATACTTTGATTATTATATGTTACATAACTTAAGTACATGGAGTAAAACAATATTTAAAGATGTAGATTGTTTTAGTTTTATTAAAAAATTAAAAGAGGAAGGTAAAGCTAAAAAAATAGGATTTTCTTTTCATGATACACCAGAATTATTAAAAGAAATTCTTAGTAAACATCCAGAGATGGACTTTATACTTTTACAAATTAATTTTGTAGATTGGGAAAATGAATCAATTAAAGCAAAAGAATGTTATGAGATTGCATTAGATTATGGTCTTGAAATATTAGTAATGGAACCTTTAAAAGGAGGAACTATTGTTAATATGCCTGATTCTGCTAAAAATCTATTAAAAAATTATCATCCTAATGATTCAATAGCTAAATGGGGTTTAAGGTTTTCTGGAAGTTTAGATAATGTATCTTATGTTTTATCTGGTGTAGGTGATTTAGAACAATTAAAAGATAATATTAAAACATTTAATGAATTTAAACCAATTACACTTAATGAATTAACTCTTCTTAGTGATGTTACAGAAATTATTAATGATTCAGTAGCTATTCCTTGTACTGGTTGTGGATACTGTTTAGAAGATGGTATATGTGAAAGACATATTCCAATTGCAGAATATTTTAATCTATATAATCAAGCAAGTTTACTTGGATTTAAAGACTTTTCAACTCAACAAATATATTATAGAACAATTGGTTTAAGTCCAGATAAAGGACTTGCTTCAGAATGTGTTGATTGTGGTGAATGTTCTAAAATATGTCCACAACATCTTGAAATCTCTAAGTATCTTATGGAAGTTTATAAAAAATTTGAGATTACTATGAATGAGTTTTAA